A stretch of the Siniperca chuatsi isolate FFG_IHB_CAS linkage group LG24, ASM2008510v1, whole genome shotgun sequence genome encodes the following:
- the LOC122872261 gene encoding calsequestrin-2-like yields the protein MQQIWLSLLSGLCLRLVFLCRAEEGLEFPNFDGKDRVLDINERNYKKALKRYDLLCLFYHEPLPANKGLQKRFQMTELVLELTAQVLENKDIGFGMVDSQKDAKVAKKLGLEEVGSLYVFKDDRVIEFDGELSADTLVEFLLDVLEDPVEMINNAMELRAFERMEEDIRLIGYFKGEDSYYKAFQEASERFQPYIKFFATFDKSVAKHLSLKMNEVNFYEPFMEEPAILPGRPLSEMDIVEFVNQHRRATLRKLRAENMFETWEDDMDGIHIVAFAEEEDPDGYEFLEILKDVARDNTNNPELSIVWIDPDDFPLLTTYWETTFKLDLFRPQIGVVNVTDADSVWLDMSNDEDLPTAEELEDWIEDVLSGRVNTEDDDESADDQENPDSYVTEDSYESQDPDEEDDGDD from the exons ATGCAGCAAATCTGGCTCTCTCTATTATCTGGCCTGTGCCTTCGCCTGGTTTTCCTTTGTAGGGCTGAGGAAGGTCTCGAGTTCCCTAATTTTGACGGGAAGGACAGGGTGCTGGACATCAACGAGCGCAACTACAAGAAGGCTCTGAAGAGATACGACCTGCTGTGCCTGTTCTACCATGAACCACTGCCTGCCAACAAGGGCCTGCAGAAGCGGTTCCAGATGACAGAGCTGGTGCTGGAG CTCACAGCTCAGGTCCTGGAGAACAAAGACATCGGTTTTGGGATGGTGGACTCCCAGAAGGATGCCAAAGTAGCCAAAAAACTGG GTCTGGAGGAGGTGGGCAGCTTGTACGTCTTCAAGGACGACCGTGTCATTGAGTTTGATGGGGAGCTCTCAGCAGACACACTGGTGGAGTTTCTGTTGGAT GTGCTGGAGGACCCAGTGGAAATGATCAATAATGCCATGGAGCTGCGAGCCTTCGAGAGGATGGAGGAAGACATCCGCCTCATTGGATACTTCAAAGGGGAAGATTCAT ACTACAAAGCTTTTCAGGAGGCCTCAGAGCGTTTTCAACCTTACATCAAGTTCTTTGCTACATTTGATAAATCT GTAGCCAAACATCTCTCCCTCAAAATGAACGAGGTGAATTTTTATGAGCCGTTCATGGAGGAGCCGGCCATCCTGCCTGGTAGACCTCTGTCAGAGATGGACATTGTCGAGTTTGTCAACCAGCACAGAAG GGCTACTTTGAGGAAGCTCCGGGCAGAGAATATGTTTGAAACATGG GAGGACGACATGGATGGAATACATATTGTTGCGTTTGCTGAGGAGGAAGATCCAG ATGGCTATGAGTTCCTGGAGATCCTGAAAGACGTGGCCAGAGACAACACCAACAACCCAGAGCTCAGCATCGTCTGGATCGACCCCGATGATTTCCCTCTG CTGACCACTTACTGGGAAACAACCTTCAAATTGGACCTGTTTAGACCTCAGATTGGTGTGGTAAACGTCACAGAT GCGGACAGCGTGTGGCTGGACATGTCCAACGACGAGGACCTGCCCACCGCTGAGGAGTTGGAGGACTGGATAGAGGATGTCCTGTCAGGGAGGGTGAACACGGAGGACGATGATGAGTCTGCTGACGACCAGGAAAACCCTGATAGCTACGTCACAGAGGACAGCTATGAAAGTCAGGACCCAGATGAGGAAGATGACGGCGATGACTAA